One Danio rerio strain Tuebingen ecotype United States chromosome 22, GRCz12tu, whole genome shotgun sequence genomic window carries:
- the zmp:0000000845 gene encoding interferon-induced very large GTPase 1 isoform X1, producing the protein MNIFNPDEQGTSSVSTLLSLNSMDNNLTIVLFGNTVAVQFQDDNILVGDTQPNIRNVARSRNLLLQKILRRHVSVINLIGLHESAHDLDQIAGQIVSENKIVAFVFVVELGQLSDAGLRGIEWLQSVFGDRVHKFVMILFTYENEDESDSIIDDLKKNLALEQLIEKCGGRYHTCSKIMNKKSDIRDLMKKIEQLFIDNNQQFYTSEMYNTVFRQDGDNRTSQDQTTSTEDSMDNISRAITKQRHKEKKPPMHGERQKKETGRSDEIKQLFHRLQLNTDKIDPSKLRAEDVLQLSTHSSLSLESCAEEELIHVFLQKLLMMNYRARCIKTKETNEQHDGQQSDDLSEDESNTDIYTESHWFPKETNTRDPIHPMDVQMAVFHCADSFLKQLMVTKLSQCQYALPLLVPDPFTQEILFPLWTFRQINKNWKMKNAAGETSSETQPVWKAETPMVFFFRFGPVSSSKSQLMNNLINEKHNTFFHRNCSGSIKNRVLMDGVVEIAWYCPSGKDTDKFTQCVAFCNLHGDAGVQEKQMQILTKMASVNVIILPQLDKNDKSASMIQALFNDKKPLIYLVTDSDRGLTERKKRKYKIGLKDRNQSDVSEELVAAINKCLSLSESPSVFRLEVLSRYLEINVDEEHDDKCKRGKETAQQMMSLLRGRNLTTIKELFLPCQGKLWHQWCLKNKELHRSRRTEIDMKIKQNEMKKIREEQHALKTGEVMKLFIEEMHSQSSDEKMFFLKWLSILLDEYTSADLSALHYKYDEKWTKVKAHQQAKDDHADLESISEELQAATFGLEHILREIGQIYESCISENKNKQGLPCSFTSLPGLAADMMISGFPLELMDGDAAHVPVVWVTAVLHELIQKLGDQRVFVLSVLGIQSSGKSTMLNAMFGLQFAVSAGRCTRGAFMQLIRVSEEMKMKEQLKFDYILVVDTEGLRALELAGRSTRHQDNELATFVVGLGNLTLINIFGENPSELQEILQIVVQAFMRMKKVKLNPSCMFVHQNVCAVTAGEKTMEGRRRLQKTLDEMTKLAAKDEVCDAKSFNDIINFDIQEDVKYFAQLWEGSPPMAPPNPSYCENIQELKQAFFGHASKSNGLELIHLKNRVFDLWEALLNERFVFSFRNSLEIATYRKLETEYSKWSWNLRKTMLDVENKLHNKIENEALHEVSQNDLHEKLKVISGEVEQTMSDFFENDEDKDILIQWKASFDIKIKELQENIVRETARKLNEILQQRDVKKKIDAQKTQHENTLFEKSKELAVKLKDKANDETILKREFDSFWKECVKEITKQAPQIQNIDILNDMKQLLSNYESVSVNDWRNRDIFSVQSYSDYVQLKRSGGTTESAKLKIEAETQIRAFIDDIAHHADIKILSYDIAKMGYNKTYVQELADYIKARTVDYEQDCREYVFQKEFYLDLVMSICDRENKFITDQHVKFREANDPVFYFEAKREIYYNIFQKYCQGATSAAIFGEIICQKLREPIQKCVYKDTARDLANDIQTNCESLNGNRSKLEKHILKDLAEQEDFDKYKNYITNPRDHFKSFIRDEVSQYITDNFRKSVRPKMKQNIEHLKKQIAEAAHRATALVNKTGADVPKWLDVITEQLSDMLILSVKDFSGVSHDGVDDLNLLEDVISKLLDSLSNEIQYKFTTEMFLENLEPNDRPDQVLIDHLCQCCWVLCPFCGATCTNTIENHTGDHSVPLHRVNGLTGCIYDETEQISTDFCTTLVKSYKKFFTDQWFSCKEYRKAGGVYAEWSITPDCSDLPYWKWFVCRFRTDLQNYFGKTFHRWDQISEAWGEFTKEQAIQSLDKYI; encoded by the exons ATGAACATCTTCAATCCTGATGAGCAGGGCACCTCGAGTGTCTCGACTCTTCTTTCGCTCAACAGTATGG ATAACAATCTTACCATTGTGTTATTTGGAAACACTGTGGCAGTCCAGTTTCAAGATGACAATATTCTTGTTGGAGACACACAaccaaatatcagaaatgtaGCAAGATCAAGAAATCTTCTTTTGCAGAAGATATTAAGACGTCATGTGTCTgtgattaatctgattggcttgcATGAATCGGCACATGATCTGGATCAAATTGCTGGTCAAATTGTCAGTGAAAATAAAATAGTGGCCTTCGTCTTTGTTGTGGAACTTGGACAGTTATCAGATGCAGGTCTTAGGGGTATTGAGTGGCTTCAAAGTGTTTTTGGAGACAGAGTTCATAAGTTTGTGATGATTCTCTTCACCTATGAGAACGAGGATGAGTCCGACTCTATAATCGATGACCTGAAGAAAAACTTGGCTCTGGAGCAGCTGATTGAGAAATGTGGAGGAAGATATCACACCTGCAGCAAGATCATGAACAAGAAGTCAGACATAAGAGACCTGATGAAGAAGATAGAGCAACTGTTTATTGATAATAACCAGCAGTTCTACACTAGTGAAATGTACAACACTGTGTTTAGACAAGACGGGGACAACAGGACATCTCAAG ATCAAACTACAAGTACTGAAGATAGTATGGACAACATCTCGAGAGCAATAACAAAACAGAGACATAAG GAAAAGAAGCCACCAATGCATGGTGAaagacagaagaaggaaactgGAAGGAGTGATGAAATAAAGCAATTGTTTCATAGACTTCAACTTAACACTGATAAAATTGATCCCAGTAAACTGAGAGCTGAAGATGTTCTTCAACTATCTACACATTCTTCCCTGTCATTAGAGTCTTGTGCTGAGGAGGAGCTGATACATGTTTTCCTACAAAAACTACTGATGATGAACTATAGGGCAAGATGCATTAAAACTAAAGAGACTAATGAGCAACATGATGGACAACAAAGTGATGACTTGTCTGAAGATGAGAGTAATACTGATATTTATACAGAAAGTCACTGGTTTCCTAAAGAGACAAACACAAGAGATCCTATTCATCCAATGGATGTTCAGATGGCTGTGTTTCATTGTGCTGATAGTTTCTTGAAGCAGTTGATGGTCACAAAACTGTCTCAGTGTCAGTATGCACTGCCTCTTCTTGTTCCTGATCCATTTACACAAGAGATTCTGTTTCCACTTTGGACATTCAGACAAATCAACAAGAACTGGAAGATGAAAAATGCAGCTGGTGAAACCAGCAGTGAAACCCAGCCAGTATGGAAGGCAGAAACACCAATGGTGTTTTTCTTCAGGTTTGGCCCAGTGTCTTCATCCAAATCTCAGCTAATGAACAATCTGATCAATGAGAAACACAACACATTCTTCCACAGAAACTGCTCAGGCAGCATAAAAAACAGAGTACTGATGGATGGAGTGGTGGAGATCGCCTGGTACTGTCCGTCTGGAAAAGACACTGATAAATTTACTCAATGTGTTGCCTTTTGTAACCTTCATGGTGATGCAGGAGTCCAAGAGAAGCAGATGCAGATCCTCACCAAAATGGCCTCAGTCAATGTTATTATTCTACCACAGCTTGACAAGAATGACAAGAGTGCTTCAATGATTCAGGCACTGTTCAATGACAAAAAGCCACTAATTTATCTTGTAACTGACAGTGACCGTGGCTTAACTGAGAGAAAGAAAAGGAAATACAAAATTGGATTAAAAGACAGAAATCAGTCAGATGTATCTGAAGAACTTGTTGCAGCTATAAATAAATGTCTCTCATTATCCGAATCACCTTCTGTTTTCAGACTTGAAGTGCTGTCCAGATATTTAGAAATCAACGTAGATGAGGAACATGATGATAAATGTAAAAGAGGAAAAGAAACAGCCCAGCAGATGATGAGTTTACTTAGAGGAAGAAATCTGACCACAATTAAAGAATTGTTTCTGCCCTGTCAGGGGAAACTGTGGCATCAGTGGTGTCTGAAGAACAAAGAACTACATCGATCTAGGAGAACTGAAATTGACATGaagataaaacaaaatgaaatgaaaaaaatccgtGAGGAGCAGCATGCATTGAAAACTGGGGAGGTAATGAAGTTGTTTATTGAAGAAATGCATTCACAATCTTCAGATGAGAAGATGTTTTTTCTCAAATGGCTCAGTATACTCCTGGATGAATATACCTCAGCTGACCTTTCTGCTCTGCATTACAAGTATGATGAAAAATGGACAAAAGTCAAAGCTCATCAACAGGCAAAAGATGACCATGCAGATCTTGAAAGCATATCAGAAGAACTTCAAGCTGCAACCTTTGGCTTGGAGCACATCCTGAGGGAGATTGGTCAGATCTATGAATCGTGTATATCAGAGAACAAAAACAAGCAAGGTCTACCGTGTAGTTTTACTTCTCTCCCAGGTCTTGCGGCAGACATGATGATCTCTGGATTTCCTCTGGAGCTGATGGATGGAGATGCTGCTCATGTTCCTGTTGTTTGGGTTACTGCTGTTCTTCATGAACTCATCCAGAAACTGGGAGACCAGAGAGTCTTTGTGTTGTCAGTTTTAGGGATTCAGAGCTCAGGGAAATCAACTATGCTGAACGCCATGTTTGGACTGCAGTTTGCCGTTAGTGCTGGCAGATGCACCAGAGGAGCTTTCATGCAACTGATCAGAGTTTCAGAGGAAATGAAGATGAAAGAACAGCTGAAGTTTGACTATATTCTGGTTGTTGATACTGAAGGGCTTCGCGCTTTAGAATTGGCTGGAAGATCAACACGACATCAGGACAATGAATTGGCCACATTTGTTGTGGGTCTTGGTAATCTGACATTGATCAACATCTTTGGAGAAAACCCGTCAGAGCTGCAGGAAATTCTTCAGATTGTTGTTCAAGCCTTCATGAGAATGAAGAAAGTCAAACTGAATCCCAGTTGCATGTTTGTTCATCAGAACGTTTGTGCAGTCACAGCTGGAGAGAAAACCATGGAGGGAAGAAGACGACTTCAGAAGACTCTGGATGAAATGACAAAACTTGCTGCTAAAGATGAAGTCTGTGATGCCAAGTCTTTCAATGACATCATTAATTTTGATATTCAGGAAGATGTGAAATATTTTGCACAGCTCTGGGAGGGCAGTCCACCAATGGCACCACCAAACCCATCATACTGTGAAAACATACAGGAGCTAAAGCAAGCATTTTTTGGCCACGCTTCAAAATCAAATGGCTTAGAGCTGATACACTTAAAAAATCGTGTTTTTGACTTATGGGAGGCCTTACTGAATGAACGATTTGTTTTCAGCTTTAGAAATTCTCTGGAAATCGCAACTTACCGAAAACTTGAGACAGAATACAGCAAATGGTCCTGGAACCTTCGCAAAACTATGTTGGATGTAGAGAacaaactgcacaataaaatagaaaatgaagCACTTCATGAGGTTTCACAAAACGATCTACATGAAAAATTAAAAGTGATAAGTGGAGAAGTAGAACAAACCATGTCCGATTTCTTTGAAAATGATGAAGATAAAGATATACTGATACAGTGGAAAGCATCGTTTGACATCAAAATCAAAGAGCTTCAGGAAAACATTGTGAGAGAAACAGCAAGAAAATTAAATGAGATTCTTCAACAGCGAGACGTGAAGAAAAAGATTGATGCACAGAAGACACAACATGAAAACACTCTCTTTGAAAAGAGCAAAGAACTTGCTGTAAAACTCAAAGACAAAGCAAATGATGAAACAATCCTCAAAAGAGAGTTTGATTCCTTTTGGAAAGAGTGCGTTAAGGAGATTACCAAACAAGCTCCTCAAATCCAAAACATTGACATATTAAATGACATGAAACAGCTCCTTAGTAACTATGAAAGTGTTTCTGTGAACGACTGGAGAAACAGAGATATTTTCTCTGTGCAAAGCTATTCAGATTATGTACAGTTAAAGAGATCTGGTGGAACTACAGAATCCGCTAAACTGAAGATTGAGGCTGAAACACAAATTAGAGCCTTTATTGATGACATTGCTCATCACGCAgatataaaaattctgtcatatgacATTGCAAAAATGGGCTACAACAAAACCTACGTTCAAGAGCTTGCCGATTATATCAAGGCCAGAACAGTAGATTATGAGCAAGATTGCAGGGAATATGTGTTCCAGAAAGAGTTTTACTTGGATTTGGTCATGTCCATTTGTGATAGAGAGAACAAGTTTATCACAGACCAACATGTAAAATTCAGGGAAGCCAACGATCCTGTTTTTTACTTCGAAGCAAAGCGTGAAATTTACTACAATATTTTTCAGAAATACTGTCAGGGTGCAACATCAGCTGCCATTTTTGGTGAGATCATCTGTCAAAAACTTAGAGAGCCCATCCAAAAATGTGTCTACAAAGACACTGCCAGAGATTTGGCTAATGACATTCAGACAAACTGTGAATCCCTGAATGGAAACCGATCTAAACTAGAGAAACACATCCTCAAAGACCTGGCAGAACAGGAAGATTTTGACAAATACAAAAACTACATTACCAATCCCAGAGACCACTTTAAGAGTTTCATCAGAGATGAAGTCAGTCAGTACATTACTGATAACTTTAGAAAGAGTGTTCGTCCCAAGATGAAGCAGAACATTGAACACCTCAAGAAACAAATAGCAGAAGCAGCTCATAGGGCGACTGCACTAGTCAACAAGACAGGTGCAGATGTTCCGAAGTGGTTAGATGTTATCACCGAGCAGCTTTCGGATATGCTTATACTCTCTGTAAAGGACTTCAGTGGAGTAAGTCATGATGGAGTTGATGATCTCAACCTTTTAGAAGATGTAATAAGCAAATTACTTGattctttatcaaatgaaatacaATATAAGTTTACCACAGAGATGTTTTTAGAAAACCTGGAACCCAATGATAGACCAGATCAAGTTCTGATTGATCATCTCTGTCAGTGCTGTTGGGTTCTGTGCCCATTCTGTGGTGCCACCTGCACCAACACAATAGAAAACCATACTGGAGATCACAGTGTTCCACTCCATCGAGTGAATGGACTCACGGGATGTATTTATGATGAAACAGAGCAGATCAGTACAGATTTTTGCACAACTTTAGTAAAATCTTATAAAAAGTTCTTCACAGATCAATGGTTTTCATGCAAAGAATACAGAAAAGCAGGAGGTGTTTATGCAGAATGGAGCATTACTCCTGACTGCTCTGATCTGCCATACTGGAAGTGGTTTGTCTGTAGATTTCGAACTGATCTGCAAAATTACTTTGGGAAAACATTCCACAGGTGGGATCAGATTTCAGAAGCATGGGGTGAATTCACAAAAGAGCAAGCAATCCAGAGTTTGGATAAATACATATGA
- the zmp:0000000845 gene encoding interferon-induced very large GTPase 1 isoform X2, translated as MHGERQKKETGRSDEIKQLFHRLQLNTDKIDPSKLRAEDVLQLSTHSSLSLESCAEEELIHVFLQKLLMMNYRARCIKTKETNEQHDGQQSDDLSEDESNTDIYTESHWFPKETNTRDPIHPMDVQMAVFHCADSFLKQLMVTKLSQCQYALPLLVPDPFTQEILFPLWTFRQINKNWKMKNAAGETSSETQPVWKAETPMVFFFRFGPVSSSKSQLMNNLINEKHNTFFHRNCSGSIKNRVLMDGVVEIAWYCPSGKDTDKFTQCVAFCNLHGDAGVQEKQMQILTKMASVNVIILPQLDKNDKSASMIQALFNDKKPLIYLVTDSDRGLTERKKRKYKIGLKDRNQSDVSEELVAAINKCLSLSESPSVFRLEVLSRYLEINVDEEHDDKCKRGKETAQQMMSLLRGRNLTTIKELFLPCQGKLWHQWCLKNKELHRSRRTEIDMKIKQNEMKKIREEQHALKTGEVMKLFIEEMHSQSSDEKMFFLKWLSILLDEYTSADLSALHYKYDEKWTKVKAHQQAKDDHADLESISEELQAATFGLEHILREIGQIYESCISENKNKQGLPCSFTSLPGLAADMMISGFPLELMDGDAAHVPVVWVTAVLHELIQKLGDQRVFVLSVLGIQSSGKSTMLNAMFGLQFAVSAGRCTRGAFMQLIRVSEEMKMKEQLKFDYILVVDTEGLRALELAGRSTRHQDNELATFVVGLGNLTLINIFGENPSELQEILQIVVQAFMRMKKVKLNPSCMFVHQNVCAVTAGEKTMEGRRRLQKTLDEMTKLAAKDEVCDAKSFNDIINFDIQEDVKYFAQLWEGSPPMAPPNPSYCENIQELKQAFFGHASKSNGLELIHLKNRVFDLWEALLNERFVFSFRNSLEIATYRKLETEYSKWSWNLRKTMLDVENKLHNKIENEALHEVSQNDLHEKLKVISGEVEQTMSDFFENDEDKDILIQWKASFDIKIKELQENIVRETARKLNEILQQRDVKKKIDAQKTQHENTLFEKSKELAVKLKDKANDETILKREFDSFWKECVKEITKQAPQIQNIDILNDMKQLLSNYESVSVNDWRNRDIFSVQSYSDYVQLKRSGGTTESAKLKIEAETQIRAFIDDIAHHADIKILSYDIAKMGYNKTYVQELADYIKARTVDYEQDCREYVFQKEFYLDLVMSICDRENKFITDQHVKFREANDPVFYFEAKREIYYNIFQKYCQGATSAAIFGEIICQKLREPIQKCVYKDTARDLANDIQTNCESLNGNRSKLEKHILKDLAEQEDFDKYKNYITNPRDHFKSFIRDEVSQYITDNFRKSVRPKMKQNIEHLKKQIAEAAHRATALVNKTGADVPKWLDVITEQLSDMLILSVKDFSGVSHDGVDDLNLLEDVISKLLDSLSNEIQYKFTTEMFLENLEPNDRPDQVLIDHLCQCCWVLCPFCGATCTNTIENHTGDHSVPLHRVNGLTGCIYDETEQISTDFCTTLVKSYKKFFTDQWFSCKEYRKAGGVYAEWSITPDCSDLPYWKWFVCRFRTDLQNYFGKTFHRWDQISEAWGEFTKEQAIQSLDKYI; from the coding sequence ATGCATGGTGAaagacagaagaaggaaactgGAAGGAGTGATGAAATAAAGCAATTGTTTCATAGACTTCAACTTAACACTGATAAAATTGATCCCAGTAAACTGAGAGCTGAAGATGTTCTTCAACTATCTACACATTCTTCCCTGTCATTAGAGTCTTGTGCTGAGGAGGAGCTGATACATGTTTTCCTACAAAAACTACTGATGATGAACTATAGGGCAAGATGCATTAAAACTAAAGAGACTAATGAGCAACATGATGGACAACAAAGTGATGACTTGTCTGAAGATGAGAGTAATACTGATATTTATACAGAAAGTCACTGGTTTCCTAAAGAGACAAACACAAGAGATCCTATTCATCCAATGGATGTTCAGATGGCTGTGTTTCATTGTGCTGATAGTTTCTTGAAGCAGTTGATGGTCACAAAACTGTCTCAGTGTCAGTATGCACTGCCTCTTCTTGTTCCTGATCCATTTACACAAGAGATTCTGTTTCCACTTTGGACATTCAGACAAATCAACAAGAACTGGAAGATGAAAAATGCAGCTGGTGAAACCAGCAGTGAAACCCAGCCAGTATGGAAGGCAGAAACACCAATGGTGTTTTTCTTCAGGTTTGGCCCAGTGTCTTCATCCAAATCTCAGCTAATGAACAATCTGATCAATGAGAAACACAACACATTCTTCCACAGAAACTGCTCAGGCAGCATAAAAAACAGAGTACTGATGGATGGAGTGGTGGAGATCGCCTGGTACTGTCCGTCTGGAAAAGACACTGATAAATTTACTCAATGTGTTGCCTTTTGTAACCTTCATGGTGATGCAGGAGTCCAAGAGAAGCAGATGCAGATCCTCACCAAAATGGCCTCAGTCAATGTTATTATTCTACCACAGCTTGACAAGAATGACAAGAGTGCTTCAATGATTCAGGCACTGTTCAATGACAAAAAGCCACTAATTTATCTTGTAACTGACAGTGACCGTGGCTTAACTGAGAGAAAGAAAAGGAAATACAAAATTGGATTAAAAGACAGAAATCAGTCAGATGTATCTGAAGAACTTGTTGCAGCTATAAATAAATGTCTCTCATTATCCGAATCACCTTCTGTTTTCAGACTTGAAGTGCTGTCCAGATATTTAGAAATCAACGTAGATGAGGAACATGATGATAAATGTAAAAGAGGAAAAGAAACAGCCCAGCAGATGATGAGTTTACTTAGAGGAAGAAATCTGACCACAATTAAAGAATTGTTTCTGCCCTGTCAGGGGAAACTGTGGCATCAGTGGTGTCTGAAGAACAAAGAACTACATCGATCTAGGAGAACTGAAATTGACATGaagataaaacaaaatgaaatgaaaaaaatccgtGAGGAGCAGCATGCATTGAAAACTGGGGAGGTAATGAAGTTGTTTATTGAAGAAATGCATTCACAATCTTCAGATGAGAAGATGTTTTTTCTCAAATGGCTCAGTATACTCCTGGATGAATATACCTCAGCTGACCTTTCTGCTCTGCATTACAAGTATGATGAAAAATGGACAAAAGTCAAAGCTCATCAACAGGCAAAAGATGACCATGCAGATCTTGAAAGCATATCAGAAGAACTTCAAGCTGCAACCTTTGGCTTGGAGCACATCCTGAGGGAGATTGGTCAGATCTATGAATCGTGTATATCAGAGAACAAAAACAAGCAAGGTCTACCGTGTAGTTTTACTTCTCTCCCAGGTCTTGCGGCAGACATGATGATCTCTGGATTTCCTCTGGAGCTGATGGATGGAGATGCTGCTCATGTTCCTGTTGTTTGGGTTACTGCTGTTCTTCATGAACTCATCCAGAAACTGGGAGACCAGAGAGTCTTTGTGTTGTCAGTTTTAGGGATTCAGAGCTCAGGGAAATCAACTATGCTGAACGCCATGTTTGGACTGCAGTTTGCCGTTAGTGCTGGCAGATGCACCAGAGGAGCTTTCATGCAACTGATCAGAGTTTCAGAGGAAATGAAGATGAAAGAACAGCTGAAGTTTGACTATATTCTGGTTGTTGATACTGAAGGGCTTCGCGCTTTAGAATTGGCTGGAAGATCAACACGACATCAGGACAATGAATTGGCCACATTTGTTGTGGGTCTTGGTAATCTGACATTGATCAACATCTTTGGAGAAAACCCGTCAGAGCTGCAGGAAATTCTTCAGATTGTTGTTCAAGCCTTCATGAGAATGAAGAAAGTCAAACTGAATCCCAGTTGCATGTTTGTTCATCAGAACGTTTGTGCAGTCACAGCTGGAGAGAAAACCATGGAGGGAAGAAGACGACTTCAGAAGACTCTGGATGAAATGACAAAACTTGCTGCTAAAGATGAAGTCTGTGATGCCAAGTCTTTCAATGACATCATTAATTTTGATATTCAGGAAGATGTGAAATATTTTGCACAGCTCTGGGAGGGCAGTCCACCAATGGCACCACCAAACCCATCATACTGTGAAAACATACAGGAGCTAAAGCAAGCATTTTTTGGCCACGCTTCAAAATCAAATGGCTTAGAGCTGATACACTTAAAAAATCGTGTTTTTGACTTATGGGAGGCCTTACTGAATGAACGATTTGTTTTCAGCTTTAGAAATTCTCTGGAAATCGCAACTTACCGAAAACTTGAGACAGAATACAGCAAATGGTCCTGGAACCTTCGCAAAACTATGTTGGATGTAGAGAacaaactgcacaataaaatagaaaatgaagCACTTCATGAGGTTTCACAAAACGATCTACATGAAAAATTAAAAGTGATAAGTGGAGAAGTAGAACAAACCATGTCCGATTTCTTTGAAAATGATGAAGATAAAGATATACTGATACAGTGGAAAGCATCGTTTGACATCAAAATCAAAGAGCTTCAGGAAAACATTGTGAGAGAAACAGCAAGAAAATTAAATGAGATTCTTCAACAGCGAGACGTGAAGAAAAAGATTGATGCACAGAAGACACAACATGAAAACACTCTCTTTGAAAAGAGCAAAGAACTTGCTGTAAAACTCAAAGACAAAGCAAATGATGAAACAATCCTCAAAAGAGAGTTTGATTCCTTTTGGAAAGAGTGCGTTAAGGAGATTACCAAACAAGCTCCTCAAATCCAAAACATTGACATATTAAATGACATGAAACAGCTCCTTAGTAACTATGAAAGTGTTTCTGTGAACGACTGGAGAAACAGAGATATTTTCTCTGTGCAAAGCTATTCAGATTATGTACAGTTAAAGAGATCTGGTGGAACTACAGAATCCGCTAAACTGAAGATTGAGGCTGAAACACAAATTAGAGCCTTTATTGATGACATTGCTCATCACGCAgatataaaaattctgtcatatgacATTGCAAAAATGGGCTACAACAAAACCTACGTTCAAGAGCTTGCCGATTATATCAAGGCCAGAACAGTAGATTATGAGCAAGATTGCAGGGAATATGTGTTCCAGAAAGAGTTTTACTTGGATTTGGTCATGTCCATTTGTGATAGAGAGAACAAGTTTATCACAGACCAACATGTAAAATTCAGGGAAGCCAACGATCCTGTTTTTTACTTCGAAGCAAAGCGTGAAATTTACTACAATATTTTTCAGAAATACTGTCAGGGTGCAACATCAGCTGCCATTTTTGGTGAGATCATCTGTCAAAAACTTAGAGAGCCCATCCAAAAATGTGTCTACAAAGACACTGCCAGAGATTTGGCTAATGACATTCAGACAAACTGTGAATCCCTGAATGGAAACCGATCTAAACTAGAGAAACACATCCTCAAAGACCTGGCAGAACAGGAAGATTTTGACAAATACAAAAACTACATTACCAATCCCAGAGACCACTTTAAGAGTTTCATCAGAGATGAAGTCAGTCAGTACATTACTGATAACTTTAGAAAGAGTGTTCGTCCCAAGATGAAGCAGAACATTGAACACCTCAAGAAACAAATAGCAGAAGCAGCTCATAGGGCGACTGCACTAGTCAACAAGACAGGTGCAGATGTTCCGAAGTGGTTAGATGTTATCACCGAGCAGCTTTCGGATATGCTTATACTCTCTGTAAAGGACTTCAGTGGAGTAAGTCATGATGGAGTTGATGATCTCAACCTTTTAGAAGATGTAATAAGCAAATTACTTGattctttatcaaatgaaatacaATATAAGTTTACCACAGAGATGTTTTTAGAAAACCTGGAACCCAATGATAGACCAGATCAAGTTCTGATTGATCATCTCTGTCAGTGCTGTTGGGTTCTGTGCCCATTCTGTGGTGCCACCTGCACCAACACAATAGAAAACCATACTGGAGATCACAGTGTTCCACTCCATCGAGTGAATGGACTCACGGGATGTATTTATGATGAAACAGAGCAGATCAGTACAGATTTTTGCACAACTTTAGTAAAATCTTATAAAAAGTTCTTCACAGATCAATGGTTTTCATGCAAAGAATACAGAAAAGCAGGAGGTGTTTATGCAGAATGGAGCATTACTCCTGACTGCTCTGATCTGCCATACTGGAAGTGGTTTGTCTGTAGATTTCGAACTGATCTGCAAAATTACTTTGGGAAAACATTCCACAGGTGGGATCAGATTTCAGAAGCATGGGGTGAATTCACAAAAGAGCAAGCAATCCAGAGTTTGGATAAATACATATGA